One window of Elaeis guineensis isolate ETL-2024a chromosome 11, EG11, whole genome shotgun sequence genomic DNA carries:
- the LOC140852411 gene encoding uncharacterized protein: protein MTHTHQDGTFVRDESRDLYERATSLIAEHDDESAASMQQSRIEAEVFTELMGPERYGRVRGYGVGVTPTQLSEVSRYTQHAAVDAQDSRVRRLEAEIQEIRQSRAAEMEEMRQSRAEMQAMRGQIDRLTSLLEMYGSSQEKGATSWESLTGLTISPSSPTSTTFWHQAAIRRLRAMCPKASPILELPSDGFVPEDGGSSC from the exons atgactcatactcatcaggatggtacttttgttcgagatgagtcgagagatttatat gagagggctacatctctcattgcggagcatgacgacgagtccgcagcatctatgcagcagagccgtatcgaggccgaggtgttcacagagttgatgggaccagagcgctacggccgagtgaggggttatggagtaggagtcacccccactcagttatctgaggttagtagatatacgcagcatgctgcagtagatgctcaggattcacgcgttcgcagactcgaggcggagatacaggagattagacagagtcgtgccgctgagatggaggagatgcgacagagccgtgccgagatgcaggccatgaggggacagattgatcgccttacatctttattagagatgtatggttcatctcag GAGAAGGGTGCAACATCTTGGGAGTCTTTGACTGGTCTGACCATCTCCCCTAGCTCGCCCACTTCTACGACCTTCTGGCATCAAGCAGCAATACGCCGCCTTCGTGCTATGTGTCCGAAAGCTA GTCCCATTCTTGAGCTGCCATCAGATGGCTTTGTACCTGAAGATGGTGGAAGTTCATGTTGA